The following proteins are encoded in a genomic region of Mercenaria mercenaria strain notata unplaced genomic scaffold, MADL_Memer_1 contig_3138, whole genome shotgun sequence:
- the LOC128552774 gene encoding uncharacterized protein LOC128552774 translates to MKDIWPHREKMPRKKMEQELVKYLEETSKLNIQLESSNRNATETTTTLIDLQKQLIESLKTNKDLENERISLQQELKDANKTNRDLETESIALRQKLKETLNSKSQQSERIEMILHNNPYYLSITAPRNVQIGDDNTIVQDEGNTEKLVAELEELTTKLTHAIQTNTQERANAESKIRNYEIMCKEFEDSLNTLKEFKKIDMNATKNPSREKELLEVLTSDRTDQHVITDGIKYLRRCIDENMDITELPLATETAITRIVNKCESLECSTQSFGDILEVDLSAVLSKLQETESDVTVSSKLDRKLCENILVHWMNMSRVNDAKKLLERITSYESKLCTEMVKEYEDESFRPQESLAPQMPSLTLSETSACSADIPSQNTLRGQNLQGLPDVRSRFIHQLEGLEILLQVEGDVKAMSKKIDDIHRKMFKITKL, encoded by the exons ATGAAAGATATCTGGCCACATAGAGAGAAAATGCCTAGAAAGAAAATGGAACAGGAACTAGTGAAATATTTGGAAGAAACATCAAAACTGAATATTCAGTTGGAATCATCAAACCGGAACGCTACAGAGACGACAACAACATTAATCGATTTGCAGAAGCAACTGATAGAATCACTTAAGACCAATAAAGACTTGGAAAACGAAAGAATTAGTTTGCAGCAGGAACTGAAAGACGCAAATAAAACCAATAGAGACTTGGAGACAGAAAGCATAGCATTGCGGCAGAAACTTAAAGAAactttaaat AGCAAAAGCCAGCAGTCGGAAAGGATTGAAATGATTTTGCACAATAATCCCTATTATCTGTCAATAACGGCACCGAGAAATGTTCAAATTGGTGACGATAACACAATAGTGCAGGATgaaggaaacactgaaaagctGGTCGCTGAGTTGGAGGAACTGACTACCAAACTTACACATGCAATACAGACAAATACACAGGAAAGAGCAAATGCTGAATCAAAAATCAGAAATTACGAG ATAATGTGTAAAGAGTTTGAAGACAGTCTTAATACTTTGAAAGAGTTCAAGAAAATTGACATGAATGCAACTAAAAATCCCAGTCGTGAAAAGGAACTGCTTGAAGTTTTGACATCGGACCGTACAGACCAACATGTCATAACGGATGGCATAAAGTACCTGAGGCGATGTATAGACGAAAATATGGACATAACTGAACTTCCGTTAGCAACCGAAACCGCAATTACAAGAATTGTTAACAAATGTG AGAGCCTAGAGTGTAGCACCCAAAGTTTTGGTGACATTTTAGAGGTAGATTTGTCTGCAGTACTGTCAAAGCTTCAGGAAACTGAATCAGATGTGACAGTGTCTTCAAAATTGGATAGAAAACTATGCGAAAATATTCTAGTTCACTGGATGAATATGTCTCGGGTTAATGACGCAAAAAAACTTCTCGAGAGAATCACGAGTTATGAATCAAAACTATGTACAG AAATGGTTAAAGAATATGAAGATGAAAGTTTTCGTCCACAAGAAAGCCTGGCGCCTCAGATGCCTTCGTTGACACTGTCGGAGACATCAGCTTGTTCAGCTGACATACCATCTCAGAACACATTGCGAGGACAAAATTTACAAGGTCTTCCCGATGTTCGTTCGCGGTTCATACATCAGCTTGAAGGGCTGGAAATACTTCTTCAAGTTGAAGGGGACGTGAAAGCAATGTCAAAAAAGATTGACGATATACATAGAAAGATGTTTAAAATCACTAAACTCTAA